The proteins below are encoded in one region of Mangifera indica cultivar Alphonso chromosome 7, CATAS_Mindica_2.1, whole genome shotgun sequence:
- the LOC123220356 gene encoding stearoyl-[acyl-carrier-protein] 9-desaturase 1, chloroplastic-like isoform X2 has product MAPEKAELFKSIEGWARDNILPLLKPVEKSWQPGDLLPDSPSEGFFEQVKELRERAKEIPDDCLVAIVGNMITEEALPMYQSRVSTMDVFRDETGRDETPWAIWSRGWSSEENRHGDLLNKYLYLSGRVDIQQVERTIHHMISSGTNFGCGDNPYHFTVYTSIQERATGIAHGNTAKLALKHGDSKLAQVCGTIAADEKRHETAYSRIVGKLFELDPNEAMVAFADMLKMRLIMPGDSMYDGQDEHLFDHATNVWMRTGVYTITDYINILKHFQSLWNIEKVEGLKNDGKFAQDYICGLPERVGKMEERAMARAKQAPAVPISWIFNREV; this is encoded by the exons ATGGCCCCGGAAAAGGCTGAACTATTCAAATCAATAGAGGGTTGGGCAAGAGACAACATTTTGCCTCTACTAAAACCAGTTGAAAAATCCTGGCAGCCTGGAGACCTTCTACCAGATTCACCATCGGAGGGATTTTTCGAACAAGTTAAGGaattgagagagagagcaaAGGAGATACCTGACGATTGCTTGGTAGCTATAGTTGGGAATATGATAACAGAAGAAGCCCTACCAATGTATCAGTCAAGAGTGAGTACGATGGATGTGTTTCGTGATGAAACTGGCAGAGACGAGACTCCATGGGCGATTTGGAGTAGAGGATGGAGCTCTGAAGAGAATCGCCATGGAGATCTTCTCAATAAGTATCTGTATCTTTCAGGAAGAGTTGATATTCAACAGGTGGAGAGGACTATTCACCATATGATTTCTTCAGGAACG AATTTTGGCTGTGGAGACAACCCTTACCATTTTACAGTTTACACATCAATACAAGAAAGAGCAACAGGTATAGCTCATGGCAACACAGCCAAGCTTGCTCTAAAACATGGAGATTCAAAGCTAGCTCAAGTATGTGGCACAATTGCTGCCGATGAGAAGCGCCATGAAACTGCCTATAGCAGGATTGTCGGGAAGCTCTTCGAGCTCGATCCTAACGAAGCAATGGTGGCATTTGCCGACATGTTGAAAATGAGACTAATCATGCCTGGAGATTCAATGTACGATGGTCAGGATGAGCACTTGTTCGATCATGCCACAAATGTTTGGATGCGAACCGGCGTGTATACGATTACGGATTATATTAATATCTTGAAACATTTTCAGAGTCTTTGGAATATTGAAAAAGTCGAGGGGCTTAAGAATGATGGGAAATTTGCTCAGGATTATATTTGTGGGTTGCCTGAAAGGGTGGGAAAAATGGAGGAAAGAGCCATGGCTAGGGCTAAACAAGCACCAGCAGTTCCGATCAGCTGGATTTTTAATAGAGAAGTATAG
- the LOC123220863 gene encoding shewanella-like protein phosphatase 2: MASKKMNGLDQKETKKREKKKRIKMENENNVTCENLPAFLSSFVDTFVDFTVTDGLFLPNPLPQNALEMPPPMAAHYPSPDRLVAIGDLHGDLEKSRRAFRLAGLIDGADRWTGGSTTVVQVGDVLDRGGEEIKILYLLEKLKREAEKNGGKVLTLNGNHEIMNVELDFRYATKTGLKEFENWGFWYGAGNKMKSLCVGLKKPRDLFDGVPLVFKGVDEKYWNGIRCRIAALRPSGPIAGRFLSKNVTVLVVGESVFVHGGLLKEHVEYGLQKINEEVRDWINGLSGRHAPGYCTGRDAVVWLRKFSDDSVKCDCSLLEHVLATIPGAKRMIMGHTIQDFGINDVCDGRAIRIDVGMSKGCGNGLPEVLEILGDKELQVLPLNPLYQNKNKIYMDAYSSRGLALPKPGQGLTEVEVKV; the protein is encoded by the exons ATGGCGTCGAAGAAAATGAATGG ACTCGatcaaaaagaaacaaaaaaacgggaaaaaaaaaaaagaattaaaatggaAAACGAAAACAACGTAACATGCGAAAACTTACCAGCATTTCTCTCTTCATTCGTGGACACTTTCGTTGATTTCACAGTAACCGACGGTCTATTTCTCCCGAACCCACTTCCCCAAAATGCCCTTGAAATGCCTCCACCAATGGCTGCCCACTACCCGTCTCCAGATCGTCTGGTTGCCATCGGTGATCTCCACGGGGACCTGGAAAAATCAAGGCGGGCTTTCAGATTGGCTGGCCTGATCGATGGCGCTGATCGCTGGACAGGTGGGTCAACAACGGTAGTTCAAGTGGGGGATGTTCTAGATAGAGGTGGTGAAGAGATAAAGATTCTTTATCTTTTGGAGAAGCTGAAGAGGGAAGCTGAGAAAAATGGAGGTAAAGTTTTGACCTTGAATGGAAATCATGAGATTATGAATGTTGAACTTGACTTTAGGTATGCGACTAAAACGGGTTTGAAAGAATTTGAGAATTGGGGGTTTTGGTATGGTGCTGGTAACAAAATGAAGTCTTTGTGTGTTGGTTTGAAGAAGCCTAGGGATCTGTTTGATGGCGTGCCGTTAGTTTTTAAGGGTGTGGATGAAAAGTATTGGAATGGAATCAGGTGTAGGATAGCAGCGTTGAGACCGAGTGGACCGATTGCTGGGCGGTTTCTGAGCAAGAATGTGACGGTTTTGGTGGTCGGGGAGTCCGTTTTCGTGCATGGCGGATTGTTGAAGGAGCATGTGGAGTACGGGCTACAAAAGATTAATGAAGAAGTAAGGGATTGGATCAATGGGCTGAGTGGGAGGCATGCTCCGGGGTATTGTACAGGCAGGGATGCTGTGGTGTGGTTACGGAAGTTTTCGGATGATTCTGTGAAGTGTGACTGTTCCTTGCTTGAACATGTTCTCGCAACAATTCCTGGTGCGAAGAGGATGATTATGGGGCATACAATTCAGGATTTTGGGATTAATGATGTTTGTGATGGTCGAGCGATAAGGATTGACGTGGGCATGTCCAAGGGATGTGGTAATGGGTTGCCTGAAGTTTTGGAGATTTTGGGGGATAAGGAATTGCAGGTGTTACCTTTGAATCCATTGTAtcaaaacaagaacaaaatttaCATGGATGCTTACAGTAGCAGGGGTCTTGCTTTGCCGAAACCAGGACAAGGACTGACGGAAGTGGAGGTTAAGGTTTAA
- the LOC123220356 gene encoding stearoyl-[acyl-carrier-protein] 9-desaturase, chloroplastic-like isoform X1, which yields MCSIQSIPSLAAFPKMATNSPSFSKFSMASTLVHSGSKEARDLKKVSYANSMAPEKAELFKSIEGWARDNILPLLKPVEKSWQPGDLLPDSPSEGFFEQVKELRERAKEIPDDCLVAIVGNMITEEALPMYQSRVSTMDVFRDETGRDETPWAIWSRGWSSEENRHGDLLNKYLYLSGRVDIQQVERTIHHMISSGTNFGCGDNPYHFTVYTSIQERATGIAHGNTAKLALKHGDSKLAQVCGTIAADEKRHETAYSRIVGKLFELDPNEAMVAFADMLKMRLIMPGDSMYDGQDEHLFDHATNVWMRTGVYTITDYINILKHFQSLWNIEKVEGLKNDGKFAQDYICGLPERVGKMEERAMARAKQAPAVPISWIFNREV from the exons ATGTGTAGCATTCAGTCTATTCCTTCACTCGCCGCTTTTCCAAAAATGGCAACAAATAGTCCAAGCTTTTCCAAGTTTTCCATGGCTTCCACCCTGGTCCATTCTGGTTCTAA AGAGGCAAGAGACCTGAAGAAGGTGTCCTATGCCAATTCCATGGCCCCGGAAAAGGCTGAACTATTCAAATCAATAGAGGGTTGGGCAAGAGACAACATTTTGCCTCTACTAAAACCAGTTGAAAAATCCTGGCAGCCTGGAGACCTTCTACCAGATTCACCATCGGAGGGATTTTTCGAACAAGTTAAGGaattgagagagagagcaaAGGAGATACCTGACGATTGCTTGGTAGCTATAGTTGGGAATATGATAACAGAAGAAGCCCTACCAATGTATCAGTCAAGAGTGAGTACGATGGATGTGTTTCGTGATGAAACTGGCAGAGACGAGACTCCATGGGCGATTTGGAGTAGAGGATGGAGCTCTGAAGAGAATCGCCATGGAGATCTTCTCAATAAGTATCTGTATCTTTCAGGAAGAGTTGATATTCAACAGGTGGAGAGGACTATTCACCATATGATTTCTTCAGGAACG AATTTTGGCTGTGGAGACAACCCTTACCATTTTACAGTTTACACATCAATACAAGAAAGAGCAACAGGTATAGCTCATGGCAACACAGCCAAGCTTGCTCTAAAACATGGAGATTCAAAGCTAGCTCAAGTATGTGGCACAATTGCTGCCGATGAGAAGCGCCATGAAACTGCCTATAGCAGGATTGTCGGGAAGCTCTTCGAGCTCGATCCTAACGAAGCAATGGTGGCATTTGCCGACATGTTGAAAATGAGACTAATCATGCCTGGAGATTCAATGTACGATGGTCAGGATGAGCACTTGTTCGATCATGCCACAAATGTTTGGATGCGAACCGGCGTGTATACGATTACGGATTATATTAATATCTTGAAACATTTTCAGAGTCTTTGGAATATTGAAAAAGTCGAGGGGCTTAAGAATGATGGGAAATTTGCTCAGGATTATATTTGTGGGTTGCCTGAAAGGGTGGGAAAAATGGAGGAAAGAGCCATGGCTAGGGCTAAACAAGCACCAGCAGTTCCGATCAGCTGGATTTTTAATAGAGAAGTATAG